The DNA sequence AGTCGCCCACCGGAACATAGGCACAGGCGGTGTCTTGGCAGGTTCCTGAATTGGTCACCAGACAGATATCATTCCCTCCAAAGTCCGAAAAGACATGACTGAGGGTATCTCCGGTCCCCGCTGGAAGTCCATCTACCAGCCATTGGTAACTCAGGGAACCGGGGGTGTTTTGGATGAAGGTCACGGTATCTCCCGGCTGTACCTCTGTGAGGTCTTGGGTGAATGAAGCTTGCATCGGACACATGACCTGAATGGATTTGGTCAAGGAATCGAGGCAGTTGGGATTGCTGTTCATGGCCACCATCTTGAGGAAATGCAGGCCCGTGGTGGGGGGCGTGTAGCTGATGTTCTGTCCGGAAGAGATCAGGTTTCCATCCCAAAACCAATTCCAGCTCGTAGCTCCGGAACTCAGATTGACAGGGGCGATGGGGGTTCCCAGCTGAATGGTGTCGGGGACCGAGACGAAATTGGCCGTGATGGGATTGGGGCACGGTGTCAAGCAACCGAGGGAGGAGAGCAGGCTCGTGCGATTTTGCTGGAGTTGTAGACTCATCCGGTCTACCTGCCCTTGGCTGAATGCCGTCTGGCAGGTGAGCGGGCTGTAGTCCATGTAGTTGATGTGCATGTCCGGCTGATCGCCCAATCCTCCGAATGCGACCGGGCGAAATGGGTTGTTGGCGGAAGTGTCGTCCTCGTCCGTCTGGCAGGTGTTGGGAGAGGCGCTACATGCAGAATGTGCAGTAGTCGCATCGGGTGGGGTATCGCAGACCCGGTCGCCGTCGAGTTGGCAATCGTTGTTGACACAACCTCCTTCGAACGTATGGTAAAGCCCGAGATAGTGTCCCGCCTCATGTATGGTGACCACGGATTGGCTGGGCGACGAACCGAAGAAATCCGCTTCCATGACGATACCGTCAATCGCGGAACCATGCGCCATAGGCAAGGTCGCGTATCCGACTACACCCGGACCGGAAGACTGCGAATGGATAGATGCGACGATCCAGATGTTGAGGTAGTCTAGGGAACTCCAATAGCTCAGCGCCTTGAGTTGGGTGTCTTGGGTTTCCTTGACCATGTCCGTGAGGGGATCTTGCACCCGCAGGATTCCGGTGGTGACTTGGCCTTGGGGATCGCGCTGGGCCAGGCAGAACTGGATGTCTGAAGGCGCTCCGGTGGTGGGATCATAGGGCCCGACATTCTGGAACGCTTCATTGAGATGGTCCAAGGCGGTGAAGACTTGTGAATTCGGGATGTTTTCGGCGCCATTTTGGTGAATGATGTGGACCACCACGGGAATGGTCATTGTGCCTGATCGAGTGAAGCTGGATTGGGAAATCCGCTGATCCATACGTCGCAATCGCTGTTGCTGAGAGGCGGGCAGTTGGTCGATGCTGGGGGTTCCACAGGTAGGAATGGGCGATTGTTGGGAAAATGCCCCATTGCCTCCAAGGAATAGGATCCCCAGGAGGAAAAGCCGATAAAGGAAATTCATGAAAAAGGTAAATCTAGGTTGATAGGAATACTGAAAAACACATTTAATCGAGAATTGAATATTACGAATTTTATTTCAAACTATCATATAACTCCCGAAGTCATTCAGTTTTGATTTTGATACATAATAGTTTTTCGGATCAATGGGGCCGGGAGCGATGAACGATTAGGGGTGGAAAATGGAGGGTGTATAAGAGGCATGGTCTCCCATAAATCCCCTGAATTGGGAATGCCCCCATTCACAGAATTTCCTTACATTTGAATACTGGGAATCTCTGTATGGAAAAGATTCGGGCAATTTGCCATCGTTTCTGTTTTTCTGAATATCGAAACCCTCGGATCTCTTTTCGCAGTGATAGTTCCCTAACCATTAAATACAGACAACATGAACCCTACAGAACAAGACGGTTTAGACTTCGAGTCTCAATTGAGCATGGAGGACTTTCAGGCAGAGATGCTGGAACCTGCTTCGGCAGGTGTTCGATTCCTCAATTATATCATCGACAACTTCGTCGTGCAGGTGGTCAGTAGTTTTGCGATTCTTCCGATGATTATAGCCACCTCAAGCTTGGATGAGGAAATCGGTTTGGGTACTACGCTCCTTGCCACCTATGGAAGCATTTTCGTCTACTATGCGGTATTGGAAGGACTGACTGGGCAGACTGTCGGCAAAATGCTGACTGGGACGGTAGTCATTGACGCTGAAACCTACGAGAAGCCCACTTTCAGTCAGATCGCTGGCAGAACCCTTTCTCGTTGGGTGCCATTTGAGGCCTTCTCCTTCTTGGGGAGCGAGCCTACGGGATGGCACGATACCTGGAGCAAGACGATGGTTGTGAAAAAGAAATCCTTGCTGAAACAGTAGGGGATCGGTAATCGAATCAATCAAAGGCTGTGCATCGTTGGATGCACAGCCTTTTTGCGTGTAGAGGGGATCGCTTTCAGTCTCGATCGCTTGACGGAGAAAGTGCGCATTGTCGAGTCTCTCAAAGCCGATGGGAAGCAGCCATTTGTTTACCATTCCTTTACTTCATTAACGCAACCTTTGTCGTTCCTTAATCTGAGATTCACGACCCGCTGGTTATTTGCGGCCGTTGAAGATCGCATTGCGGGAAAGGGGAATAAGCAGATTTCGAAGTAATCTGCATGAATTGTAAACCGTGGTCCAAAATGAATTCTTTATTGACCTCTCCATTGGCTTGGTTGGTGTCTGTGCTGATGACGGTGGGATGTGCCGGAGAACATACAAGCGCCACCCAAAATAGCCTGTACCACAAGGCGGCCAATTTTACGACTGTACCGCCCGAGCCTGAGATGATCTCTCGAATTTCCTTTGGTTCCTGTGCGCATCAGGACAAGGATCAGCCCGTATTGCGGCATGTGGTGGGGCACGAGCCTGACTTGTTTATTTACTTGGGAGACAACATCTATGGCGATTCTGAAGACATGGATGTTCTCCGCGAAAAATACATGAAGCTAGGGATGAAGCCCGAGTTTCAAGCCTTACGAGCTGAGTGCCCAGTAATCGCTACTTGGGATGATCACGATTTCGGCCAGAATGATGGAGGCCGGCATTATCCCATGAAAGAGGAGTCTCGCGAGATCTTTCTGGATTTCTGGGGAGAACCAATCTACTCAGAGCGCCGCCGACACGATGGGATCTATCACAGCATGATGCTCCAGGAGGGCGGCCATTCGCTACAGATCATCTTGTTGGATACTCGGACTTTTCGGGATGACCTGATCGAAAATGACGATCGCGAATACTGGAAAAACGATTACAAACCCAATCCGAGCAAGGATTCCACATTTCTAGGAGATGCCCAGTGGAAATGGTTGAAAGCACAATTTCAGCAACCTGCGGAGCTACGGATCATCGCGTCCAGCAACCAGTTTGCCCATGAATACAACGGCTATGAGTCTTGGACCAATGTGCCGCACGAGCAACAGAAGATGCTCGATCTGATCAAGGAAACCCAAGCCAGTGGTGTAGTCTTCTTGTCTGGAGATGTACACTGGGGAGAGATCAGCAAGCGGCCTGTCAAGGACCAGTACCCGATCTATGACATCACTTCTTCAGGGATCACACAGACTTGGCCCCATTTTGAAGAGAACAAGTACCGACTCGGTCGGGTGGTCGAGGATAACAACTTCGGCATCCTGGAGATCGATTGGAAGAAGAACGATCCTATCATCACGATGCAGTTGTGGGATGAGAGAAATACCAAGAAGGCAGAAACGAGTTTTTCGCTCAGCGAGATCAGTTTCCCAGCCGTCATGGTGAAGCATTAGTCGAGGAAGACTGAAGAGCTTTATGCTTCGTAGTAGAGGGAGTTTTCCTTCACGTTTAGGTTAGACCCATTCCTTTTCGCTTAGATAGCCCGTGGCCCGAGAAGCCGCGGGTGTTTTTTTGGCTCGATACGTTTGAGCTTTATTTGAGGGTGAGGACTACTTTGAAACCATCGTGATGTTTAGGGTCAATGGTCGAGCGAGATGGCGAGGGAATAAGCGGAAATAATGGGGCTTGGTGGAATCCAATGGAGGTTATTCCCTAACGCGGATCGGAGCTATGTGAATCTGCTGATTAGGAATGCTTAATACGTGTTAATTGGTATTTTCGTCTAGTATGAAAAAGAGTAATTTTCTGTTTTGAATGACGATAATATTTGAATTTTTCAAAAATTTAAGTATCATCTACCTCTTAACAGATTATTATTTGCTATGAACAAAAACATCTACACCTGCACAAGGAGGGGACTGTACGGCCTCTTCTTTTTTTTATGCTTCGGATTATCGAGCGTAACAGCACAGATT is a window from the Pontibacter sp. G13 genome containing:
- a CDS encoding RDD family protein, which encodes MNPTEQDGLDFESQLSMEDFQAEMLEPASAGVRFLNYIIDNFVVQVVSSFAILPMIIATSSLDEEIGLGTTLLATYGSIFVYYAVLEGLTGQTVGKMLTGTVVIDAETYEKPTFSQIAGRTLSRWVPFEAFSFLGSEPTGWHDTWSKTMVVKKKSLLKQ
- a CDS encoding alkaline phosphatase D family protein, producing the protein MNSLLTSPLAWLVSVLMTVGCAGEHTSATQNSLYHKAANFTTVPPEPEMISRISFGSCAHQDKDQPVLRHVVGHEPDLFIYLGDNIYGDSEDMDVLREKYMKLGMKPEFQALRAECPVIATWDDHDFGQNDGGRHYPMKEESREIFLDFWGEPIYSERRRHDGIYHSMMLQEGGHSLQIILLDTRTFRDDLIENDDREYWKNDYKPNPSKDSTFLGDAQWKWLKAQFQQPAELRIIASSNQFAHEYNGYESWTNVPHEQQKMLDLIKETQASGVVFLSGDVHWGEISKRPVKDQYPIYDITSSGITQTWPHFEENKYRLGRVVEDNNFGILEIDWKKNDPIITMQLWDERNTKKAETSFSLSEISFPAVMVKH